Proteins encoded within one genomic window of Cucumis sativus cultivar 9930 chromosome 3, Cucumber_9930_V3, whole genome shotgun sequence:
- the LOC105434990 gene encoding glycine-rich cell wall structural protein 1 yields MANYKLNLMLVMAMAMAAFAFHVTARTVPNDQAAKGLNDQKNFLNYGGVGGFSGIGDSGLPFGGGIGGGGLGGGGGLGGLGGGIGGFGGVGIGGIGGGVGGGVIGGIGGIGGGGGLVKLP; encoded by the coding sequence ATGGCAAATTACAAGCTTAATTTGATGTTGGTTATGGCAATGGCTATGGCTGCATTTGCGTTCCATGTTACTGCAAGAACTGTCCCAAATGATCAGGCTGCAAAAGGGCTCAATGACCAAAAGAACTTCCTCAACTATGGTGGTGTTGGTGGTTTCTCTGGCATTGGTGACAGTGGACTCCCCTTCGGAGGCGGTATCGGCGGGGGAGGGCTCGGAGGAGGTGGTGGCTTAGGCGGGCTTGGTGGTGGCATTGGTGGGTTCGGTGGGGTTGGCATTGGTGGCATTGGTGGCGGAGTTGGTGGTGGAGTGATAGGGGGAATTGGAGGGattggtggtggtggtggactCGTTAAACTTCCTTAA